In a genomic window of Occallatibacter riparius:
- a CDS encoding DUF6677 family protein, with translation MATPPNRIAPASAAAPRNAQGGFVYLPLIAGWLVPGAGHFLLRKWGRGALLAFSIIGMFVLGIAMQGKIYSSAHDILDVLGLVGDLGNGLLYVLGRALNLGADQVQVTTGDYGRAFIVVAGLLNVIAAIDAHNLRTGRKPL, from the coding sequence ATGGCCACACCTCCCAACAGGATTGCCCCGGCAAGCGCCGCCGCGCCCAGAAATGCGCAGGGCGGCTTCGTCTACCTGCCACTGATTGCCGGATGGCTGGTGCCCGGCGCAGGGCACTTTTTGCTGCGCAAGTGGGGACGCGGCGCACTGCTGGCGTTCTCCATCATCGGCATGTTCGTGCTGGGAATTGCGATGCAGGGCAAGATCTACTCGAGCGCCCATGACATCCTCGACGTGCTCGGACTGGTGGGAGACCTCGGCAACGGGCTGCTCTATGTGTTGGGGCGGGCACTGAACCTGGGCGCGGACCAGGTGCAGGTGACCACCGGTGACTACGGCCGCGCCTTTATCGTGGTGGCTGGGTTGCTGAACGTGATTGCAGCCATTGACGCGCACAATCTGCGCACCGGGAGGAAGCCGCTCTAA
- a CDS encoding efflux RND transporter permease subunit — MWIVRLALRRPYTFVVFAFLILIVGVFSIESMPTDIFPNINIPIVTVVWSFNGLSAEQMANRIVSSSERGMTTTVNDIEHIESNSLNGIAVIKVFFQPHVNVANAVAQVTSISQVMLRQLPPGTNPPFIIQYNASSVPVLQLGLSGEGLDEQRLFDTGQNTIRTQLATVEGAQTPYPYGGKQRQIQVDLDLNALQAKGLSPSDVVNAINAQNVIAPAGTMKIDRFEYAIETNSTPEVVAHLNQLPIKAVNGAIIYIRDVAHVRDGSPPQTNIVRVDGRRAILMSILKVGSSSTLEIIDGVRSKIEGIKGQLPEQLKISTLSDQGIFVRGAIEGVVREGIIAACLTGVMILVFLGSWRSTLIIAVSIPLSILCSLACLAALGETINIMTLGGLALAVGILVDDATVEIENINRNLEAGKEIEQAILDGAAQIATPALVSTLAICIVFVPMFFLSGVSKYLFVPMAEAVVFAMLASYLLSRTVVPTMARYLLHEHDDAESARKQASRNPFTRFQLAFEERFEKIRIGYLRFLTLAVHHAGIFLVLFVIFAIASVGILTPFLGQDFFPTVDSGSFKIHVRAHTGTRIEETAALCDHIDATIRQNIPSDEIVNIVDNIGLPYSGLNLSYSTSAPVGPADADIQVQLTEKHHPTDNYVENLRTLLANDYPGVTFYVLPVDIVTQILNFGLAAPIDIQIIGPRLWENRALAERMLNEIRYVPGAADARIQQPFDYPKMTVDVDRTRAESVGLTQRDVAQSILISLSGSFQTAPNFYLDPRNGVSYNIATQSPQYRLDSMAKLQSLPISGSATAQINPTVIGAGGSPTSAASITAPGTTRPVQVLGNLASIQPGAEIGEVSHYDVQPVIDIFTNVRGTDLGTVTREMQRIVNEHKKELPRGSQFILRGQSETMYKSYIGLLGGLAMSILLVYLLIVVNFQSWLDPFLIISALPAALAGIVWFLFLTDTRLSVPALTGAIMCMGVATANSILVVSFAREQLEALVGDAQKAALNAGFVRFRPVLMTALAMIIGMVPMALGLGEGGEQNAPLGRAVIGGLLLATTATLFFVPVFFSVVHGWLERRRTRTVATVGATLDEFDQ, encoded by the coding sequence ATGTGGATTGTCCGGCTTGCGCTGCGACGGCCTTATACCTTTGTCGTCTTTGCGTTTTTGATTTTGATTGTTGGCGTCTTCAGCATCGAGTCGATGCCGACCGATATCTTTCCGAATATCAATATCCCGATCGTCACCGTGGTGTGGAGCTTCAACGGCCTCTCCGCCGAGCAGATGGCCAACCGCATCGTCTCCAGCAGCGAGCGCGGCATGACCACCACCGTCAACGACATTGAGCACATTGAGTCGAACTCGCTCAACGGCATCGCCGTCATCAAGGTCTTCTTCCAGCCGCACGTCAACGTGGCCAACGCCGTCGCCCAGGTCACGTCCATCAGCCAGGTGATGTTGCGCCAGCTTCCGCCAGGGACCAACCCGCCCTTCATCATCCAGTACAACGCCTCGAGCGTGCCCGTGCTTCAGCTCGGGCTTTCCGGCGAGGGCCTCGACGAGCAGCGCCTCTTCGACACTGGCCAAAACACGATTCGTACCCAGCTCGCCACCGTGGAGGGCGCCCAGACCCCTTACCCCTATGGCGGCAAGCAGCGCCAGATCCAGGTCGATCTCGACCTCAACGCCCTGCAGGCCAAGGGGCTTTCGCCATCCGACGTGGTCAACGCTATCAACGCGCAGAACGTCATCGCACCCGCCGGAACCATGAAGATCGATCGCTTCGAATACGCGATCGAGACCAACTCCACGCCGGAGGTAGTCGCACATCTCAATCAACTGCCCATCAAGGCAGTGAACGGCGCGATCATCTACATCCGCGACGTTGCGCATGTGCGTGACGGCAGTCCACCGCAGACCAACATTGTCCGCGTAGATGGCCGCCGCGCCATCCTGATGAGCATCCTGAAGGTTGGTTCCTCCTCCACGCTCGAGATCATCGATGGAGTGCGCTCGAAGATCGAAGGCATAAAAGGTCAGCTTCCGGAACAGTTGAAGATCTCCACGCTCAGCGATCAGGGGATCTTCGTGCGCGGCGCCATCGAGGGTGTGGTGCGCGAAGGGATCATCGCCGCCTGCCTCACGGGCGTCATGATCCTGGTCTTCCTCGGCAGCTGGCGCTCCACGCTGATCATCGCGGTTTCGATTCCGCTGTCGATCCTCTGTTCGCTCGCATGCCTTGCGGCCCTCGGCGAAACCATCAACATCATGACGCTCGGCGGACTCGCACTGGCCGTCGGCATCCTCGTCGACGACGCCACCGTCGAAATCGAGAACATCAACCGAAACCTCGAAGCCGGCAAGGAAATCGAGCAAGCCATCCTGGACGGCGCCGCACAGATCGCCACACCGGCGCTCGTCTCCACACTCGCGATCTGCATCGTCTTCGTGCCGATGTTCTTCCTCAGCGGCGTGTCGAAGTACTTGTTCGTACCCATGGCTGAAGCCGTCGTATTCGCCATGCTCGCCAGCTATCTTCTTTCGCGCACCGTGGTGCCAACGATGGCGCGCTACCTGCTCCACGAGCATGACGACGCCGAATCGGCCCGCAAGCAAGCCAGCCGCAATCCCTTCACACGCTTTCAGCTTGCCTTTGAAGAGCGCTTCGAAAAAATCCGCATCGGCTACCTGCGTTTTCTCACTCTCGCCGTCCATCACGCCGGAATCTTCCTCGTACTCTTCGTGATCTTCGCGATCGCTTCGGTCGGCATTCTCACGCCGTTCCTCGGCCAGGACTTCTTTCCCACCGTTGACTCCGGCAGCTTCAAGATTCACGTCCGCGCACACACCGGCACGCGCATCGAAGAGACCGCCGCACTCTGCGATCACATCGACGCAACGATCCGGCAGAACATTCCCTCGGACGAGATCGTCAACATCGTCGACAACATCGGCCTGCCCTACTCCGGCCTGAACCTGTCCTACTCGACCTCGGCGCCCGTTGGCCCCGCCGACGCCGACATCCAGGTGCAGCTCACCGAGAAGCACCACCCCACCGATAATTACGTCGAGAATCTCCGCACGCTTTTGGCCAACGACTATCCGGGCGTCACGTTCTATGTGCTCCCCGTCGACATCGTCACGCAGATCCTCAACTTCGGTCTCGCCGCGCCTATTGATATTCAGATCATTGGGCCGAGGCTATGGGAAAACCGCGCGCTGGCCGAGCGCATGCTCAACGAAATCCGCTACGTGCCCGGCGCTGCCGACGCGCGCATTCAGCAGCCGTTCGATTATCCGAAGATGACGGTGGACGTCGATCGCACCCGCGCTGAGTCTGTAGGCCTCACGCAGCGCGATGTCGCGCAGAGCATCCTGATCTCACTCAGCGGCAGCTTCCAGACCGCGCCGAATTTCTACCTCGACCCGCGCAACGGTGTTAGCTACAACATCGCCACGCAAAGCCCGCAATACCGCCTCGACAGCATGGCCAAGCTGCAGAGCCTGCCGATCTCCGGGAGCGCCACGGCGCAAATCAACCCCACAGTCATCGGCGCCGGGGGCAGCCCGACGAGCGCGGCCTCCATCACTGCGCCGGGAACAACGCGTCCCGTGCAGGTGCTCGGCAACCTGGCCAGCATCCAGCCCGGCGCGGAGATCGGCGAAGTCAGCCACTACGACGTGCAGCCCGTCATCGACATCTTCACCAACGTGCGCGGAACCGATCTCGGCACTGTTACGCGCGAAATGCAGCGGATCGTCAACGAACACAAGAAGGAGCTGCCGCGCGGCTCGCAGTTCATCCTGCGCGGCCAGAGCGAGACCATGTACAAGTCCTACATCGGCCTGCTCGGCGGCCTCGCGATGTCTATCCTGCTCGTGTATCTGCTCATCGTGGTCAACTTCCAGTCGTGGCTCGATCCATTTCTGATCATCTCGGCATTGCCCGCGGCGCTGGCTGGAATCGTGTGGTTCCTCTTCCTCACCGACACGCGGCTCAGCGTGCCTGCGCTCACCGGCGCCATCATGTGCATGGGCGTGGCCACCGCCAACTCGATTCTTGTCGTGAGCTTTGCCCGCGAGCAACTTGAAGCACTGGTCGGCGATGCGCAGAAAGCCGCGCTGAATGCGGGTTTCGTCCGCTTCCGCCCCGTGCTCATGACCGCGCTCGCCATGATCATCGGCATGGTGCCCATGGCGCTCGGCCTTGGCGAAGGGGGCGAACAGAATGCGCCTCTCGGCCGCGCCGTTATCGGAGGCCTGCTGCTCGCAACCACTGCAACGCTGTTCTTTGTTCCTGTGTTCTTTTCTGTCGTTCACGGTTGGCTCGAACGTCGCCGCACGCGAACGGTTGCCACGGTAGGCGCCACCCTCGACGAGTTCGACCAGTAA